taatattggattattttctgcaataaataaatgaccaagtataatatgtcacgtttgtttaaatgggttctctttgagtagttttaggacttgtctgCAAATcctgtgtatatttatgtagaaatatagaaaactctaaagggttcacaaactttcaagcaccactgtagctgtgaaATACAGCAAAAGGttattgagcttcacaaaatgggaagtgtctataagaaaatagcacaagcatggaaaatgctcatttccaccatcagggcaataattatgaagttccagtcaactggaaatgttatgaatcatcctggaattggacgcgtgtctatatcgtctcaacacactgaagaggacggttcgagtggacaaaacatctccaaggatcacagctggagaactgcagaaattagttgtgtcttggggtcagaaagtctccaaaactacaatatgaagtcacctacatcaccacaagctgtttggaagggtttcaagaaaaaagcctctactctcatccaaaaacaaactcgagcgtcttcagtctgccagacactactggaacttcaaatgggatcgggttctatggtcagatgaagccaaaatagagctttttggtaataaacaccagaggcggttttgaagcacacagagaggtagccatatggaaaagtacctcatgtccacggttaaatatggtggtggatctttaatgttttggggctgtttttctgccagaggacctggacatttcattaggatacatggcatcatggactctaccaaatatcaacagatattaaataaaaacctgactgcctctgccagaaagattaaaatgggccgtggttggatcttccagcaggacagtgatccaaaacatacatcaaaatcaacacaaaatcgGTTTACTTACCACAAAATCAtcgtcatttaacactaatgagcagtattaaaaatattaacatggatatctgagtctgataataaaattaacttctacttacagtcgaatgtcctaaacactgcaaaatttaacacccttccgtccaaaagaaaccaaaagggggtacaaacttttacactccactgtatttggatgaaattgcgcttatagaacaactgaacagcaacgtttccatacaggttttagtgaaatgtttaacaatagcaacttgacttgaaatggatgatgtttcattagcgtggcctgtgcccaaatcctgcacgactgcgtatctaggtacactacacacggtctgaacgaatggagtctctaccgcacctagtgcactagagatagagattccatacaaggtgatttgggacggagccagtgcacagaaaccgtttccctgcgagaggcgcaggtggagctggagctgtgtgactgatttgtgcacctgtgactacagaactacctcaagtctccacacggagcgctgttcaagagaaaaacactcctaaagaacaaatcactgcgccagcgagacatcaaccctttaactagacgttcatcccaattccacacaaataccgcggaactacttagggctgagagacagttcaaaaagcactgaaaataaagtgttagtaacgagactgcgttgctggtcacgcgcggtgtagacgcgctgatacagagtgtagcgcgagtaagatctgtaatgtctaattcaaacattatgatcaaaagtaaaatcatgtctaaagacaccgaggaacagaaaccacaaggtgcagtgaaagtgagattttattattcatttaggactggagtttaattctgtgctttttgtgcatccataaaaaataatgctatctatctaactatttataaatgtttatatacatttatcttatttagttagtttacatttatattatataagtacttatgcattattttttttatggattcacaaaaagcaccgaattaaactacagtcctaaattttatatatatatatatatatatatatatatatatatatatatatatatatatatatatatatattagtgtgtattgggttcttttcttttctggacaaacatctgtgtaaagttttagtctgaatttatatttgtaacactcagtttgtggattttattttaaataaaaaaaggcactgaaagtttgccccgcccccatcagattaatcgaaaaaaataatcaaccaattaatcgattgtgaaaataatcgatagttgcagctctaataataagctgcatcatgaaattgatttttttaacaaaaaaaaatcttgattattttcaaaaagagttgtctttgagaagaagaatggagtgtaatatagtgcgaataataaaaattctatttcatttctatttgtttacagaaagacttcagcaataaaagcagcattttgctgtagttgttaaggggccgtttacaccacaacgttttcaaataaaaaccgaaaactTCTGATGCGGTTTGGCTGTTCGTTTCCATGATGACGGCGTTTCGGGGTctgaaaactttggaaaacgggtttcaaagggcaagtttttgaaaacgatgccgttatcatctccggtaaatcgtgtaaattattatccagaaaaaaactacagctcctccgtttacttgtatttgtttacagcgcggtctttccctcatcaatatggcggagATGTTGACGTGAATGCTTACGTGCGCATGCGCGTAGTATTTCTTTAGTCACCtcgccagctacacacacacattttgtcctttttgtgtttatttcttgagaaatagaagagagaagctcgaatgtGCAGTGAATGTCCAATATTAACCCAACTTCACCTCAGTCTAgcagtttatacattaaaaacattacagaaatctaaagttattttagctgctaaatgACTTAGCCACTTTTATgctcactgttgtttattttagttgctataagcagggagcaaacaatggattttaggataaagtaaggttatacttaaatagtgccgctaaaacagaataacaaatctctcctcatgagttaaatagtgcactacgtagggtGTAGAccgtcattatttcatccctaatgtagtgcacttaaaccggaaatgacatcaattttggattcggccacacagcttccgtttaacttacctcgggtttaaaaacagaacggagttttaattcctcaaacacagacaaaataaccagcttttatgtttaaactggatcaaatctaactgtaaaactgtcagaaataatttaatctggagatgattagttcggtgtaataactcaactgctcaggagatacccgctgcagctttttcttcttctgtgatttctactggtcgGAGACGCAGCTGTTAGGCGCGTTACCGCCACCGCGTGGACTGGAGGATATAGTTCCCGTTTGGAGGAAGTCTATCCTATCAAacttacaccaataatttccactcatgattttattagatcctatttatttttccagtggagtttatgacttcttcatgaatgccagcagtgagtcgttcactgtgtcttacccagatatactgagtgaactgagtcaccacaacctcaatctctaaatgtttaacagcaccaaagctttcaattctggtgactttgggagtatttatttatatgattatataatgtaacaaacattaacataagcatgtgctgcacaacatttcattagtttaattttacattttaatttactgtaaagcgctttgctaaattttgctacgtaaactttttaggtattaaaactggttactgtttgattgatgacaaactccatatttttataccttggagctccgtgttaccatggtaatttataaacaattactaacaacattaacttcatcaatgcacgtttacattttatttgatacttgacCATTGATACGTcctcagttgtatttctgtttgtactatgttccattcgtgtgtctatgtcgggggagggatgggtgtcttgtctcctcctcttttaagcCCAGTCCACTGCGACGCGTCATGTTCCGGCTTGCCATTGGACGATCACATCTCGTACACGCCCGCTCCcgcctcgtgctttgggatgagttgtctgtacatttccggacgtgtacttaagcctcgtcagtctccatccccggggcagatcggtgccgttgctttgtacagcagatatttggttacgtgtgttgatttctcctgtgtacgaccttctgcctgttcttgactttgtttctgctccgcccctttaagtttaatgattcagctcccaaactgctggaaatgtgggacgggttctaactcttcaccaagactgctttatcctggagaagaggtttgaggtgagactcccGTCATACGCCAGTCCTGGTGAGTGTATTATCCTTAATGctgtaagacagagaagaacatcagtgtaaacacacacacacacattattcagtatgatacagtagagtaaagagacagtaagtcagtaactcaccgtagtgtctccaggttacagtgtggatccttcagtagatcagagagcagcttcactcctgattttCCTGGATTATTACAgttcagatccagttctctcaggtgtgatgaggagtttgacctcagagcagaagccagagcagcacaaccttcatctgtaatactgcagtcacacatcctgcaagaaagaaaaccttctcacacttaacacactcagttttagctctgaaaacatccactacacaaaatctttatatacacaacatttactctcatctcacacacaacaatgacaatatcacatcactacaattacagtcaccacagagggaaactgtgtgtgtgtgtgtgagtgagtgagtgagtgagtgagtgagtgagtgagtgagtgagtgagagagtgtgtgtgtacctcagtatctccagtgtacagtgtgtgtgtgtgtgtgtgtgtacctcagtatctccagtgtacagtgtgtgtgtgtacctcagtatctccagtgtacagtgtggattcttcagtccagcagagagcagcttcactcctgaatcctgcaggttattgtcactcaggtccagttctctcagtctggaggagtttgatctgagaactgaggacagaactctacagctttcctctgtcagtttacactcacacagactggaagagaaatgatgaaatatcagaacactgacctcaaacacacacacagccataatacacttactctgtaccatgtaacagaaatgtgagtgtgtttctctcacacacacaaatcagaggacagcacaccacatcagcattattattattattattattattattattattattattattattgaaatgaaaacagaagggtttttgtttgaataaatactttattataactgaaaccatttttaagggacgtacatgtaaaaaaaaagtctgtgtgtgtgtgagagaaagagagagagtttgtgtgtgtatgtacctcagtatctccagtgtgtgtgtgtgtgtgtgtatgtatgtatgtatgtatatgtgtgtatgtatgtatgtatgtatgtgtgtgtgtgtgtgtgtgtgcgcgcgtgtgtgtgtgtacctcagtatctccagtgtactgtgtgtgtgtgtgtgtgtgtttgtacctcagtatctccagtgtttgtgtgtgtgtgagtgtacctcagtatctccagtgtacagtgtgtgtgagtgtgtgtgtgtgagtgtacctcagtatctccagtgtacagtgtgtgtgtgtgtgtgtgtgtgtgtgtgtgtgtgtgtgtacctcagtatctccagtgtacagtgtgtgtgtgtgtgtgtgtgtgtgtacttcagtatctccagtgtacagtgtacagtgtgtgtgtgtgtacctcagtatctccagtgtacagtgtgtgtgtgtgtgtgtgtgtgtgtgtacttcagtatctccagtgtacagtgtacagtgtgtgtgtgtgtgtgtgtgtgtgtgtgtgtgtgtgtacctcagtatctccagtgtacagtgtgtgtgtgtgtgtgtgtgtgtgtgtacctcagtgtctccagtgtacagtgtgtgtgtgtgtgtgtgtgtgtgtgtgtgtgtgtgtgtgtgtacctcagtgtctccagtgtacagtgtgtgtgtgagtgtgtgtgtgtgtgtgtgtgtgtgtgagtgtgtgagtgtgtgtgtgtacctcagtgtctccagtgtacagtgtgtgagtgtgtgtgtgtgagtgtgtgtgtacctcagtatctccagtgtacagtgtgtgtgtgtgtgtgtacctcagtatctccagtgtacagtgtgtgtgtgtgtgtgtgtgtgtgtgtacctcagtatctccagtgtacagtgtgtgtgtgtgtgtgtgtacctcagtatctccagtgtacagtgtgtgtgtgtgtgtgtgtgtgtgtgtgtacctcagtgtctccagtgtacagtgtgtgtgtgtgtgtgtgtgtgtgtgtgtgtgagtgtgagtgtgtgtgtgtgtgtgtgtgtgtgtgtgtgtgtacctcagtatctccagtgtacagtgtggattctccagtccagcagagagcagcttcactcctgaatcctgcaggttattgacactcaggtccagttctctcagtctggaggagtttgatctgagaactgaggacagaactctacagctttcctctgtcagattacacccccacagcctggaagagaaatgatgaaatatcagaacactgacctcaaacacacacacagccataacacacttactctttaccatgtaacagaaatgtgagtgtgtttctctcacacacacaaatcagaggacaggacaccacagcagcactattattattattattattattattattattattattgaaatgaaaacagaagggtttttgtttgaataaatactttattataactgaaaccatttttaagggacgtacatgtaaaaaaaaagtctgtgtgtgtgtgagagaaatagagagagtttgtgtgtgtatgtacctcagtatctccagtgtgtgtgtgtgtgtgtgtatgtatgtatgtatgtatatgtgtgtatgtatgtatgtatgtgtgtgtgtgtgtgtgtgcgcgcgtgtgcgcgcgcgtgtgtgtgtacctcagtatctccagtgtactgtgtgtgtgtgtgtgtgtttgtacctcagtatctccagtgtacagtgtgtgtgagtgtgtgtgtgtgagtgtacctcagtatctccagtgtacagtgtacagtgtgtgtgtgtgtgtgtgtgtgtgtgtgtgtgtgtgtgtgtgtgtgtgtgtgtgtgtacctcagtatctccagtatacagtgtgtgtgtgtgtgtgtgtgtgtgtacctcagtatctccagtgtacagtgtgtgtgtgtgtgtgtgtgtgtgtgtgtgtgtgtgtgtgtacctcagtatctccagtgtacagtgtgtgtgtgtgtgtgtgtgtgtgtgtgtgtgtgtgtgtgtacctcagtgtctccagtgtacagtgtgtgtgtgagtgtgtgtgtgtgtgtgtgtgtacctcagtgtctccagtgtacagtgtgtgtgtgtgtgtgtgtgtgtgtgtgtgtgtgtgtgtgtgtgtgtgagtgtgtgtgtgtgtgtgtacctcagtgtctccagtgtacagtgtgtgtgtgtgtgtgtgtgtgtgtgtgtgtgtgtgtgagtgtgtgagtgtgtgtgtacctcagtgtctccagtgtacagtgtgtgtgtgtgtgtgtgtgtgtgtgtgtgtgtgtgtgtacctcagtgtctccagtgtacagtgtgtgtgtgtgtgtgtgtgtgtgtgtacctcagtatctccagtgtacagtgtgtgtgtgtgtgtgtgtgtgtgtgtgtgtgtgtgtgtgtgtgtgtgtgtgtgtgtgtgtgtacctcagtatctccagtgtacagtgtgtgtgtgtgtgtgtgtgtgtgtgtgtgtgtgtgtgtgtgtgtgtgtgtgtgtgtgtgtacctcagtatctccagtgtacagtgtgtgtgtgtgtgtgtgtgtgtgtgtgtgtgtgtgtgtgtgtacctcagtgtctccagtgtacagtgtgtgtgtgagtgtgtgtgtgagtgtgtgtgtgtgtgtgtgtgtgtgtacctcagtatctccagtgtacagtgtgtgtgtgtgtgtgtgtgtgtgtgtgtgagtgtgtgtgtgtgtgtgtgtatctccagtgtacagtgtgtgtgtgtgtgtgtgtgtgtgtgtgtgtgtgagtgtgtgtgtgtgtgtacctcagtatctccagtgtacagtgtggattctccagtccagcagagagcagcttcactcctgaatcctgcaggttattgtcactcaggtccagttctctcagtctggaggagtttgatctgagaactgaggacagaactctacagctttcctctgtcagtttacactcccacagcctggaagagaaatgatgaaatatcagaaaactgacctcaaacacacacacagccataacacacttactctttaccatgtaacagaaatgtgagtgtgtttctctcacacacacaaatcagaggacagaacaccacattattattattattattattattattattattattattattattgaaatgaaaacagaagggtttttgtttgaataatggaaaccatttttaagggaagtacatgtaaaaaaagtctgtgtgtgtgtgagagagagagagacagtgtgtgtgtgagtatgtgtgtgtatatatacatgtaaaaaaaaaaagtctgtgtgtgtgaaagtctgtgtgtgtgtgagtgtgtgtgagagagagtgtgtgtgagagagagtgtgtgtgtgtgtgtgtgtgtgagtgtggagtAAGTTGACGAGTTagtttgctaactggaaatccgtctcacacagtgcatgcattatgtatttgtttgtttgtttgtttgtttgtttatggtaaatattcacacattttttgttagAGATTAAAGTTATAAACAGGACGTATCCCTTGATCTGCACAGAGGGGTTATTATGATGgttttgctaactggaaatccgtcctcgaggacaatcttctttcatcctgtaaactaatcccacaccagatccaatctaaagagaaagtctgatcggtccaaaccaaacaaggtcggtgtgaaagtgaaaaagcacagaagagttttaatcaagttctattgtaagtgtgtagtgagctagaagacgtctatgtgttactgaacatcaggtgtttttctgcatctctgtatgtcctgtgtaaacggagttagaagaaccgtgtgttttgtctaaagcagctttactctggcaataaatgagcaattagacattcaccagaactgtgtttccaatcaaagccctttaagcttcaacaccagtgtcacaataacagatcagacttccaggatgaagtgtaccaggctgggactaaagcCAGAAGGTCATTAAGGTATAAGGGGGAAATCTGGGACGGGGTAAAAATcctgtcctgatgaaacctttcagaaaattcaacgcaaggcgcatgcgctgcaaaaaatgaccttgtcccaataaaacctttaagaaaaTCCAACTCACAACGCATGCACCACAAATGTAATGtatcatatagatatgaataattcatgaaggcgatggagattggtttgtttttagaaagaagaggttaatgccccgcctagggataattttactgcttcagaaaagtacataaagacgtgtgtgtgtgtgtgtgtgtgtgtgtgtgtgtataattcagactttctgcagactgtctcactttgttgtttcaataaagtttgatgacctttggcatctacaaaccctctgtctctgaagtgtttaacttaggttggaaagattgttttcctcGACACTCTCACGTGTCCCTCAGTGCAGATTGGGCGGTGTGATACGCTGATACACATCATAggaccagaaaatagaataatcaaTCATGTCTATGgatagatattttcctatatcctcTATATCACCAATGTCACATgttgtattcatattgttcccatggtgacagtgttctgtttttcttcttctcgtttgtgaagttctgttcaatgtcactttcaaatgaaaggagaaaagaaaaagtgcctttcactggtgtttagatcacaaaatgatcagaaagcagtgatgaatacatgcagttattctgtagagatcatttcttcatcagttttagagaaaaggtaataaatggtgataggaggttttgtccacatggccccgccctctgtgcagacgtaacgtgttggtgtaaaaagtgaaactcttctgGAACAGTACtagaggtttgtttaaagatgattagagtaattattaaccagcatgaatccaaacagtgcagttcagtgttacattaaaataataaaccatgcagtaatacatttataaataaaaatactcactcagctcttctggaggctttgaccactggcagcagcttcagaagacattcaTCTGATGGGTCATATTTCCACAAATTAaactcatccagctcctgatctgagttcagtaacacaaacaccagagctgaccactgagcaggagagagtctggttccCCTGAGACGACTGTCacctcctctgttcaggtaagtctgtacttcctgcactagagaatgatcattcagttcattcagacagtggaacagattgatggatttctctggagatggattctccctgatcttctccttgatgtactcgactgtttcctgtttgttgtgagagctgcttcctgtctggggcattaaacctcgtaagagagtctgattggactccagtgagagacccagaaggaagcggaggaacaggtccaggtgtccgttctcactctgtaaggccttgtccactgcactcctgaggagatcagacatgtctgacttgttgagaagatcagacagatcagtggttggttgttctgtcacatttctgctgatgaaggagagaaatgcatataaagcagccagaaactcctgaacactcagatgtacaaagctgaacaccttccccaggtgaagcccaaactcctctctgaagatttgggtacacactcctgagtacactgacacttctctcacatcaatgccacactctctcaggtcttcctcatagaagatcaggtttcctttctccagctgttggaaagccagttttcccagtgccaggatactctctctggtctgctgagggtcagggtcacatttctgatggtacttttggtccttgtgtttgatctgaaagatcaggaagtgtgtgaacatttgagtcagagtcttggggatctctccactctctgcttcacccaacattctctctagaacagtggctgagatccagcagaagactggaatgtggcacatgatgtagaggcttcttgaagacttcatgtgtgagatgattttattggccaggctccgatcactgatcctcttcctgaagtactcctctttctgaggatcactgaaccctcgtacctctgttacctggtctacacactcaggagggatctgattggctgctcctggtcgagaggtgatccagaggagagcagagggaaacagattccccttgatgaggttcgtcagcagcacatccactgaggctgactctgtcac
This DNA window, taken from Ictalurus punctatus breed USDA103 unplaced genomic scaffold, Coco_2.0 Super-Scaffold_100, whole genome shotgun sequence, encodes the following:
- the LOC108261406 gene encoding NACHT, LRR and PYD domains-containing protein 12 isoform X1, with amino-acid sequence MTSNMSVSGEQDLKRDERMMEGKRSDSPEPSCVSMKSDESMNHPITFSSPDVRPQQKKSNLSRDQLDSIFKELEHKVITLIKNELKRFRKLLSPDYPACTEREVEDEQDLHSVRDGALKITLHVLKNMNHTDLANTLHNKLASVYQTKLKSSLREKFKRINEGISQHGSSALLNEIYTELYITEGWSGDVNNEHEVRQIETASRRPAAQETPIKCNELFKDESIRSVLTKGVAGIGKTVSVQKFILDWTEGKANQDVTFMFPLPFRELNLMKQKHLSLMDLLQHFFPEMRKLQLIDSYKVVLIFDGLDECRLPLNFQKNERLCDVTESASVDVLLTNLIKGNLFPSALLWITSRPGAANQIPPECVDQVTEVRGFSDPQKEEYFRKRISDRSLANKIISHMKSSRSLYIMCHIPVFCWISATVLERMLGEAESGEIPKTLTQMFTHFLIFQIKHKDQKYHQKCDPDPQQTRESILALGKLAFQQLEKGNLIFYEEDLRECGIDVREVSVYSGVCTQIFREEFGLHLGKVFSFVHLSVQEFLAALYAFLSFISRNVTEQPTTDLSDLLNKSDMSDLLRSAVDKALQSENGHLDLFLRFLLGLSLESNQTLLRGLMPQTGSSSHNKQETVEYIKEKIRENPSPEKSINLFHCLNELNDHSLVQEVQTYLNRGGDSRLRGTRLSPAQWSALVFVLLNSDQELDEFNLWKYDPSDECLLKLLPVVKASRRAELWECKLTEESCRVLSSVLRSNSSRLRELDLSDNNLQDSGVKLLSAGLENPHCTLEILRLWGCNLTEESCRVLSSVLRSNSSRLRELDLSVNNLQDSGVKLLSAGLENPHCTLEILSLCECKLTEESCRVLSSVLRSNSSRLRELDLSDNNLQDSGVKLLSAGLKNPHCTLEILRLWRCNLTEESCRVLSSVLRSNSSRLRELNLSDNNLQDSGVKLLSAGLENPHCTLEILSLCGCKLTEESCRVLSSVLRSNSSRLRELNLSVNNLQDSGVKLLSAGLENPHSTLEILSLRGCKLTEESCRVLSSVLRSNSSRLRELNLSRNNLQDSGVKLLSAGLENPHCTLETLRMCYCRITDEGCAALASALRSNSSSRLRELDLNWNNPGESGEKLLSDLLKDPHCNLETLHINYNTLTRTGV